The following proteins are co-located in the Xyrauchen texanus isolate HMW12.3.18 chromosome 41, RBS_HiC_50CHRs, whole genome shotgun sequence genome:
- the ttc21a gene encoding tetratricopeptide repeat protein 21B has translation MAEHDPTCLPFIIYFMREKYFRQAIGTAATGLKRYNNDPVLRFFKAFGTLMEGHTQEALRELIQLKDVPHLSLCSTIALIYAHRRCESIDREAVDELTSDLKLLGSSAGDGAFYYAALLYWILNRNLKAKTCISKMLKLCNASPQGLILKGWILLTSETEENRPQAIRCFDSGVQDSGNVFGLMGKIEFFMANQNEACALDIANRIIVCHPDFTPAHTMKMKAFLSLRDWEQTEEVALRILERDEHDLKALQMMTVIAVAKDGNMGLVRDGLQFNLLKARALMRSGDLKSAIQCLSIAMNMPGVRRPLEGPQCSVSTGERVSVFLELAEARRLNGEQHEASKVLQDAILSFKGTPEESRVMLANVDLALVRDDVDTAIVILQNILPNESTYIQAREKMAHIYLERRSNKKLYVACYREINERVPGPYTSILLADAFMKINQPEEAVKIYQEAEMSTKDTTLAKKIGHALVKAHEYDKAVSYYETALKADVQDFVLSVELAELLLKLQRFKKAQRVLEEALEHEQTAALTIVMNDVKVLRVLARVLQARNESAQAIVQKAHDLQKKIVSCITNQSTESEEQRKLLAVICCDCAHEFHLRNNLEMAKQLYTDALNCSPDNEEIILHLAQLYFEHQKLDYCEEQCLRILQLHQNHTDASMLLGDTLFWKNQREEAVKTYANILERYPDDFHAMARFLHILRRVGKLDDIQSVFAACEKFCPLTVREPGFNYCKGLYFWHTYQVTEALTHLNKARGDTKWGERAVELMVQICLNPDKEIFGGEALDKGPKDMSVSHLSSDSKHQMGINTAHNLLKMFQPRSTAEQNKVKLLFNICLIYSKETKQVEKAVLELTDMLSKNMMLEASLLVAAQGLIQLKQIPRARNFLKRLTKMKWNDANADHLEYASLLLADMYIKMGKYPQVDKLLDICTRHNKSCSKAYEYRGFMMENEKRYSDAALQYELAWKYSNRVDPAIGFRLAFNCLKCKNYTQAIDVCHQVLQHYPDYPQIQTEVLTRAQVSLRP, from the exons GTCACACACAGGAGGCCCTGAGAGAGCTCATCCAGTTGAAAGATGTTCCTCATCTCTCGCTCTGTTCAACTATTGCTCTCATTTACGCTCACAGACGATGTGAAAGTATCG ATCGAGAGGCTGTAGATGAgctgacctctgacctgaagCTGTTGGGGTCATCAGCAGGTGACGGAGCGTTTTATTATGCCGCGCTGCTGTACTGGATTCTGAACCGGAACCTGAAAGCCAAAACATGCATCAGTAAAATGCTGAAGCTGTGTAATGCATCACCACAG GGGCTTATTCTTAAAGGCTGGATTCTGCTGACCTCTGAAACCGAAGAGAACAGACCTCAGGCCATACGATGTTTTGACAGCGGTGTTCAGGACTCCGGAAATGTTTTTGGACTCATGGGAAAG ATTGAGTTCTTCATGGCCAATCAGAATGAGGCGTGCGCTCTTGACATAGCCAATCGGATCATAGTTTGTCATCCAGACTTCACGCCAGCGCACACGATGAAGATGAAGGCGTTCTTGTCTCTGCGTGACTGGGAGCAAACGGAAGAGGTCGCCCTGAG AATTTTGGAGAGAGATGAACATGATCTGAAAGCTCTGCAAATGATGACCGTCATTGCTGTGGCTAAAGATGGAAATATGGGACTG GTGCGAGATGGACTCCAGTTCAATCTGCTCAAAGCTCGTGCTCTGATGAGGTCTGGAGATCTGAAGAGCGCCATCCAGTGCCTGAGCATTGCCATGAACATGCCAGGGGTCCGAAGGCCCTTAGAGGGGCCACAGTGTTCAGTCTCCACTGGTGAGCGAGTGTCTGTGTTCCTGGAGCTCGCAGAGGCCCGGAGACTCAACGGAGAACAG CATGAAGCTTCTAAAGTTCTCCAAGACGCCATTCTGAGCTTTAAAGGAACTCCTGAGGAATCACGCGTCATGCTGGCGAATGTGGATCTGGCTTTAGTGAGGGATGATGTGGACACTGCCATAGTCATTCTGCAAAACATCCTGCCTAATGAATCGACATACATACAAGCCCGAGAGAAAATGGCTCACATTTACTTGGAGAGAAGAAGCAATAAGAAACTATATGTTGCATGTTACAG AGAAATAAATGAGCGGGTACCTGGACCTTATACTAGTATCTTACTGGCTGATGCCTTTATGAAGATAAACCAG CCAGAGGAAGCCGTCAAGATTTACCAAGAAGCAGAGATGTCTACCAAAGACACCACATTAGCCAAGAAAATCGGCCACGCTTTAGTGAAAGCCCATGAATATGACAAG GCTGTGAGCTACTATGAAACGGCTCTGAAGGCCGATGTGCAGGACTTTGTCTTGAGTGTGGAACTGGCCGAACTTCTCCTCAAGCTTCAAAGATTTAAGAAAGCTCAGCGTGTTCTAGAGGAGGCCCTGGAACATGAACAAA CTGCTGCATTGACAATCGTGATGAATGACGTGAAGGTTTTAAGAGTGCTAGCGAGAGTGCTGCAAGCTAGGAATGAGTCCGCTCAGGCCATCGTGCAAAAG GCTCATGATCTCCAGAAGAAGATTGTTAGTTGCATTACAAACCAGTCAACAGAATCAGAGGAACAGAGGAAGTTGCTGGCGGTCATCTGCTGTGACTGCGCTCATGAGTTTCACCTTCGCAACAACCTGGAGATGGCCAAACAACTCTATACAGATGCCTTGAATTGCAGCCCAGACAATGAGGAG ATAATCTTACATCTTGCTCAGTTATATTTTGAGCATCAGAAACTGGACTATTGTGAAGAGCAATGTCTGAGGATACTGCAACTCCACCAAAACCACACCGATGCATCAATG CTGTTGGGCGATACATTGTTTTGGAAGAACCAGAGAGAAGAAGCAGTCAAGACTTATGCCAATATTTTGGAGCGATACCCAG ACGACTTTCACGCCATGGCCCGGTTTCTGCATATTCTTCGCAGAGTTGGGAAACTAGATGACATCCAATCTGTTTTTGCAGCGTGTGAAAAGTTTTGTCCACTGACGGTCAGAGAGCCGGGTTTTAATTACTGCAAGGGTCTTTACTTCTG GCATACCTACCAGGTGACTGAGGCCTTGACGCACCTGAACAAGGCCAGAGGAGATACAAAGTGGGGCGAGAGAGCTGTAGAACTGATGGTCCAGATCTGTCTGAACCCAGACAAAGAGATTTTTGGAGGAGAGGCTTTAGATAAAGGACCAAAGGACATGAG TGTGAGTCACCTGAGCAGTGATTCAAAACATCAGATGGGCATTAATACAGCTCACAATCTACTGAAGATGTTCCAGCCACGATCTACAGCTGAACAGAATAAAGTCAAGCTGCTGTTTAACATCTGTCTGATCTACagcaaagaaacaaaacaggttgAGAAAGCTGTGCTGGAACTCACAGACATGCTTTCCAAGAAT ATGATGTTGGAGGCGTCGTTGCTTGTAGCAGCTCAAGGTCTCATTCAGCTGAAGCAGATTCCCAGAGCCAGAAACTTCCTGAAACGCCTCACTAAGATGAAGTGGAACGACGCAAACGCTGATCACTTGGAGTATGCGAGCCTGCTGTTAGCTGACATGTATATAAAGATGGGAAAATACCCACAAGTGGACAAACTTCTGGACATCTGCACACGACACAACAAG TCGTGTAGTAAAGCGTATGAGTATCGGGGCTTTATGATGGAGAATGAGAAGAGATACAGTGATGCTGCACTACAGTATGAACTCGCCTGGAAATACAGCAACAGAGTAGATCCTGCAATCG GATTTCGTCTTGCCTTTAATTGTCTGAAGTGCAAGAATTACACACAGGCTATCGATGTTTGTCATCAG GTTCTGCAGCATTATCCAGACTATCCTCAGATCCAGACTGAAGTTCTGACCCGAGCTCAGGTCTCTCTCCGACCGTGA
- the LOC127634621 gene encoding tetratricopeptide repeat protein 21B-like, with product MFFSLIGMIRCLLMCGQLEEAAQQLEFFCEVQESLGNTAEVCLLKVVLSRKRRAGGQTEIQLLKEATELHFLTLRGLNYGVEYLQNLNLNFLLQIVCLHMESNQDIPLAPGQTPLFWLKHSNMILESVIKAVPGLSVGCYYMAYIKFLLGDHRTAQHLLIVCMQKEPIMPEMHLLQARLHLHAGEHRRCLSCLESGVSINFEVNNRTLSQVHFVTSRFS from the exons ATGTTCTTCTCACTCATAGGTATGATCAGATGTCTACTGATGTGCGGTCAGCTTGAGGAAGCAGCTCAGCAGCTTGAGTTCTTCTGTGAAGTGCAGGAGTCTCTGGGAAATACTGCG GAAGTGTGTCTGCTGAAGGTCGTGTTATCCAGGAAGCGGAGAGCAGGAGGGCAGACAGAGATACAGCTGCTTAAAGAAGCCACTGAACTCCATTTCTTGACTCTGCGCGGCTTGAATTATGGAGTAGAATACCTGCAGAATCTGAACCTTAATTTCCTCCTGCAAATCGTGTGTTTACACATGGAGTCAAATCAG GACATTCCCCTCGCTCCTGGACAGACTCCACTATTTTGGCTGAAACActcaaacatgattttagagtcaGTCATCAAAGCTGTTCCTGGTCTGTCAGTGGGCTGTTATTATATGGCCTACATCAAATTCCTTCTag GTGATCACAGAACAGCACAACACCTGCTGATCGTGTGCATGCAGAAAGAGCCGATCATGCCAGAGATGCATCTACTGCAGGCACGACTGCACCTGCACGCTGGAGAACACCGCAGATGTTTGAGCTGTCTGGAATCTGGTGTCAGCATTAACTTTGAAGTAAACAACCGTACTCTCAGTCAAGTACATTTTGTTACGTCGAGATTCTCCTAA